From a region of the Corvus moneduloides isolate bCorMon1 chromosome 27, bCorMon1.pri, whole genome shotgun sequence genome:
- the ANK1 gene encoding ankyrin-1 isoform X11: MTCMPYLRADAATSFLRAARSGNLDKALDHLRNGVDINTCNQNGLNALHLASKEGHVKMVVELLHKEIVLETTTKKGNTALHIAALAGQQDVVRELVNYGANVNAQSQKGFTPLYMAAQENHLEVVKFLLENGANQNVATEDGFTPLAVALQQGHENVVAHLINYGTKGKVRLPALHIAARNDDTRTAAVLLQNDPNADVLSKTGFTPLHIAAHYENLSVAQLLLNRGASVNFTPQNGITPLHIASRRGNIIMVRLLLDRGAQIETRTKDELTPLHCAARNGHVRIAEILLDHGAPIQAKTKNGLSPIHMAAQGDHLDCVRLLLQYSAEIDDITLDHLTPLHVAAHCGHHRVAKLLVEKGAKPNSRALNGFTPLHIACKKNHIRVMELLLKTGASIDAVTESGLTPLHVAAFMGHLPIVKTLLQRGASPNVSNVKVETPLHMAARAGHTDVAKYLLQNKAKANAKAKDDQTPLHCAARIGHTGMVKLLLENNANPNLATTAGHTPLHITAREGHMDTALALLEKGASQTCMTKKGFTPLHVAAKYGKVDVAELLLAHDAHPNAAGKNGLTPLHVAVHHNNLEIVKLLLPKGSSPHNSAWNGYTPLHIAAKQNQMEVASSLLQYGASANAESMQGVTPLHLASQEGHADMVALLFSKQANGNLGNKSGLTPLHLVAQEGHVLVADVLVKHGVTVDAMTRMGYTPLHVASHYGNIKLVKFLLQHQADVNAKTKLGYTPLHQAAQQGHTDVVTLLLKHGASPNEISTNGTTPLAIAKRLGYISVTDVLKIVTEETDIPSVGDKHRMSFPETVDEILDVSEDEGTAHVTVMEEELIAPKPKTPDLRDQEGKREILEFMTTTTLEQTVESPAVLQVPCIPPETVVTRAEETEQVGPVETEAEQVSLLHAPSVSPQEPSKEFDEDSLIPSSPATETSDNISPVASPVHTGFLVSFMVDARGGSMRGSRHHGLRVVIPPRACAAPTRITCRLVKPQKLPAPPPLAEEEGLGSRIIALGPAGAQFLSPVIVEIPHFASYGRGDRELVVLRSENGSVWKEHRNRYEESYMDQLLNGMDEELESQEELDKKRVCRIITTDFPLYFVVMSRICQDCDMIGPEGGCLKSTLVPMVQATFPDTAVTKRVRLALQAQPVPDELVTKLLGNQATFSPIVTVEPRRRKFHRPIGLRIPLPPSWKDNPRDSGEGDTTSLRLLCSVIGGTAQAQWEDITGTTKLVYENECANFTTNVSARFWLADCPRTAEAVHFATMLYKELTAVPYMAKFVVFAKMNDAREGRLRCYCMTDDKVDKTLEQHENFTEVARSRDIEVVEGMPLHVELSGNLVPVKKATQPRTFLFQSFRENRLVIPIKVRDSSREASGSLSFLRKAMKYEDLQHVLCHLNISIPPCTKGSGSDERRRTLTPLSLRERYSILSETSFGSLSSTDKADQKMVDIAEQLGLSWAELARELQFGVDDINRIRVENPNSLLEQSIALLNLWASREGKNVKMENLYTALRNIDRGEIVNMLEGSGRQSRSLKGSWRYTDRDYSLSPSQMNVLPGYASLQDELLSPASLHYTLPSPLRADQYWNEVAIMDAIPMAATEQDALMEMSDMQVWSSGLTPSLVTAEDSSLECSKAEDSDATSEGRFPGQLLADAHGPDHMGSMDLVEDDTVDSDAMNGLIDLLEQEEGQRPEGKMPSGDHQPGTGEQDPESEVSFVSVQQKVQARIMTSPTFSHAVEKSADRLRDWNAEGSFISCLQDLTPGSWQEGVTRRLLPTHTTASGAQGQEQEQVLMPAMELMRISSAEDSDWQPQHPAGGWQEEADSRFFGQGNEALHLPGEQVTEEQFTDDQGNIITKKIIRKVVRQLGPGDMGDRQEQEELILEGSLQEPQDLEAEDDHFMKYSILHRDGLGAKEEVRVRVPKPEVSGGRMGAQIVKRASLKRGKQ; this comes from the exons ATGACATGCATGCCTTACCTGAGG GCCGATGCTGCAACCAGTTTCTTGAGAGCTGCAAGATCTGGGAATCTGGACAAAGCCTTGGATCACCTCAGGAATGGGGTAGATATTAACACCTGTAACCAG AACGGGCTGAACGCCTTGCACCTGGCCTCCAAGGAGGGCCATGTGAAAATggtggtggagctgctgcacaagGAGATAGTTTTGGAGACAACGACCAAG AAGggaaacacagccctgcacatTGCTGCCTTGGCTGGACAACAGGACGTGGTCCGGGAGCTGGTGAACTATGGGGCCAACGTCAATGCACAGTCCCAG AAAGGCTTCACACCTCTCTACATGGCAGCGCAGGAGAACCACCTCGAAGTTGTGAAGTTCTTGCTGGAAAATGGAGCCAACCAGAATGTAGCCACAGAG GATGGCTTCACTCCACTAGCTGTGGCTCTCCAGCAAGGACATGAGAATGTGGTTGCTCACCTTATCAACTATGGGACAAAGGGTAAGGTCCGTCTGCCTGCCCTGCACATTGCAGCCCGCAATGATGACACTCGCACAGCAGCCGTGCTGCTGCAGAATGACCCCAATGCTGATGTCCTCTCCAAG ACTGGATTCACCCCTTTGCACATTGCAGCCCACTATGAGAATCTCAGTGTGGCCCAGTTACTGCTGAACCGTGGAGCCAGTGTCAACTTCACACCCCAG AATGGGATCACTCCCCTGCACATAGCTTCCCGCCGGGGCAACATCATCATGGTACGGCTGCTGCTGGACCGCGGAGCCCAGATAGAGACAAGGACCAAG GATGAGCTGACCCCTCTCCATTGTGCAGCGCGCAATGGACACGTGAGAATTGCAGAGATCCTTCTGGACCATGGGGCTCCCATTCAAGCCAAAACCAAG AACGGCTTGTCGCCGATCCACATGGCGGCACAGGGTGACCACCTGGACTGCGTACGCCTGCTCCTGCAGTACAGCGCTGAGATCGATGACATCACCCTGGACCACCTAACGCCACTGCATGTGGCTGCACACTGTGGACACCACCGGGTGGCCAAGCTGCTGGTGGAGAAGGGGGCCAAGCCCAACTCCCGAGCCTTG AATGGCTTCACGCCCCTCCATATTGCCTGCAAGAAAAACCACATCCGTGTGATGGAGCTGCTGTTGAAGACAGGTGCCTCCATTGATGCTGTCACAGAG TCTGGCCTGACGCCCCTGCACGTGGCTGCCTTCATGGGGCATCTGCCCATCGTCAAGACTCTGCTGCAGCGTGGAGCCTCTCCTAATGTGTCCAACGTG AAAGTGGAGACGCCCCTACACatggcagccagagctgggcacacaGATGTGGCAAAGTACCTGCTGCAGAACAAAGCCAAAGCCAATGCTAAGGCCAAG GATGACCAGACTCCTCTGCACTGTGCTGCACGCATCGGCCACACTGGCATGGTCAAACTCCTTTTGGAGAACAACGCCAACCCCAACCTGGCCACCACAGCAGGGCACACGCCCCTGCACATCACTGCCAGAGAGGGGCACAtggacacagccctggccctgctggagaAGGGAGCCTCACAGACCTGCATGACCAAG AAAGGATTTACCCCTCTCCACGTTGCAGCCAAGTATGGGAAGGTGGATGTGGCAGAGTTGCTGTTGGCACATGACGCTCACCCCAatgcagcagggaag AATGGCCTGACTCCACTGCATGTGGCTGTGCACCACAACAACCTGGAGATTGtcaagctgctgcttcccaagggGAGCTCCCCACACAACTCGGCCTGG AACGGGTACACCCCCCTGCACATCGCTGCCAAGCAAAACCAGATGGAGGTGGCCAGCAGCCTGCTGCAGTATGGGGCTTCTGCAAATGCTGAGTCTATGCAGGGAGTCACTCCCCTGCACCTGGCTTCCCAGGAGGGGCATGCAGACATGGTGGCACTGCTTTTCTCCAAACAAGCCAATGGCAACCTAGGCAACAAG AGTGGCCTGACTCCTCTCCATCTTGTGGCCCAAGAGGGGCATGTGCTGGTTGCTGATGTTCTAGTGAAACATGGAGTCACGGTGGATGCAATGACCAGG ATGGGCTATACCCCGCTGCATGTGGCCAGCCATTATGGGAACATCAAGCTGGTGAAGTTTTTGCTGCAGCACCAAGCTGATGTCAATGCCAAGACTAAG CTGGGCTACACCCCCCTGCATCAAGCGGCACAGCAGGGCCACACAGATGTGGTGACACTGCTGCTGAAGCACGGTGCGTCTCCCAACGAGATCAGCACA AATGGAACCACTCCCCTGGCCATTGCAAAGCGGCTCGGCTACATTTCTGTCACAGACGTGCTCAAGATTGTCACAGAGGAAACCGACATCCCG tCAGTTGGTGACAAGCACCGCATGAGCTTCCCAGAGACTGTAGATGAGATTCTGGACGTATCAGAGGATGAAG GCACTGCTCATGTCACAGTAATGG AGGAAGAGCTGATTGCACCAAAGCCCAAGACACCTGATCTCAGAGACCAGGAAGGCAAAAGGGAAATACTGGAGTTCATGACCACAACGACACTGGAGCAAAC GGTGGAGTCTCCAGCTGTCCTGCAGGTCCCCTGCATCCCACCTGAAACTGTGGTGACCAGAGCTGAGGAGACTGAGCAGGTAGGACCTGTGGAGACAGAAGCTGAGCAAGTCAGTCTGCTGCATGCACCCTCGGTGTCCCCACAGGAG CCCTCCAAGGAGTTCGACGAGGACTCCCTGatccccagcagccctgccacTGAGACCTCAGATAACATCAGCCCAGTGGCCAGCCCCGTGCACACAGG GTTCCTGGTGAGCTTCATGGTGGATGCCCGTGGTGGCTCCATGCGGGGCAGCCGGCACCATGGTCTGCGTGTGGTCATCCCGCCCCGTGCCTGTGCTGCACCGACCCGCATTACCTGCCGCCTGGTGAAGCCCCAAAAGCTACCTGCACCCCCACCACTGGCTGAGGAGGAGGGTCTGGGCAGTCGGATCATTGCTCTGGGGCCTGCTGGTGCCCAGTtcctcag CCCTGTCATTGTGGAGATTCCACACTTTGCCTCGTATGGACGTGGAGACCGTGAGCTGGTAGTGCTGCGCAGCGAGAACGGCTCTGTCTGGAAGGAGCACCGCAACCGCTATGAGGAGAGCTACATGGACCAGCTGCTCAATGGCATGGACGAGG agctggagagccaggaggagctggataAGAAGAGGGTCTGCCGCATCATCACCACCGACTTCCCTCTCTACTTTGTGGTCATGTCCCGGATTTGCCAGGACTGTGACATGATTGGCCCTGAGGGAGGCTGTTTGAAAAGCACACTGGTGCCCATGGTACAGGCCACCTTTCCAGACACTGCTGTCACCAAGAGAGTGAGGCTGGCCCTGCAG gcacagcctgtgcctgaTGAGTTGGTGACTAAGCTGCTGGGGAACCAAGCGACCTTCAGCCCCATTGTCACAGTGGAGCCACGACGGAGGAAGTTCCACCGCCCTATTGGCCTCCGTATCCCACTGCCACCATCCTGGAAGGACAATCCCCGAGACAGTGGTGAGGGTGACACCACCAGCCTACGTCTGCTCTGCAGTGTGATCG GAGGGACAGCCCAAGCCCAGTGGGAAGACATAACAGGCACCACAAAGCTGGTCTATGAAAATGAGTGTGCTAACTTTACCACCAATGTGTCTGCCAG GTTCTGGCTGGCCGACTGCCCACGCACAGCTGAGGCTGTGCACTTTGCCACGATGCTGTACAAGGAGCTGACAGCCGTGCCCTACATGGCCAAATTCGTGGTGTTTGCCAAGATGAATGATGCACGAGAAGGCCGGCTGCGCTGCTACTGCATGACTGATGACAAGGTTGACAAGACTTTAGAGCAGCATGAGAACTTCACAGAGGTGGCCCGCAGCAGGGACATTGAG GTGGTAGAGGGGATGCCTTTGCACGTTGAACTCTCAGGGAACCTGGTGCCTGTCAAGAAGGCCACTCAGCCCCGCACCTTCCTCTTCCAGTCCTTCCGGGAGAATCGTCTTGTCATCCCCATCAAG GTCCGGGACAGCAGCCGGGAAGCCAGTGGCTCCCTGTCTTTCTTGCGTAAGGCCATGAAATACGAGGACCTCCAGCATGTGCTCTGCCACCTGAACATCAGCATACCACCCTGCACCAAG GGAAGTGGCAGTGATGAGCGAAGGAGGACACTGACGCCATTGTCTCTGCGGGAGCGATACAGCATTCTAAGTGAGACCAGTTTTG gctctctgagcagcacagacaaGGCAGACCAGAAGATGGTTGACATAGCAGAACAGCTGGGCCTCAGCTGGGCCG AGCTGGCACGTGAGCTGCAATTTGGGGTGGATGACATCAACAGGATACGTGTGGAGAACCCCAATTCCCTTCTGGAGCAGAGCATAGCCTTACTCAACCTCTGGGCCAGCCGTGAGGGCAAGAATGTCAAGA TGGAGAACCTGTACACTGCACTGAGGAACATTGACCGCGGCGAGATTGTCAACATGCTGGAGGGCTCTGGTCGGCAGAGCCGCAGCCTGAAGGGAAGTTGGCGCTACACGGACAGAGACTACTCTCTCTCACCATCCCAGATGAATG TGCTGCCAG GTTACGCTTCACTGCAGGACgagctgctgtcccctgcctcCCTGCATTACACACTGCCATCCCCGCTGCGTGCCGACCAGTACTGGAATGAGGTGGCCATCATGGATGCTATCCCCATGGCTGCCACTGAGCAGGATGCCCTGATGGAGATGTCCGACATGCAGGTGTGGTCCTCGGGGCTCACCCCCTCGCTGGTGACTGCTGAGGACTCCTCTCTGGAGTGCAGCAAGGCTGAGGACTCCGATGCCACAAGCGAAGGCCGGTTCCCAGGGCAACTTCTAGCAGATGCTCATGGCCCAGACCACATGGGCTCTATGGACCTGGTTGAGGATGACACAGTGGACTCAGATGCCATGAATGGCCTGATTGACCTTCtagagcaggaggaggggcagaggcCAGAGGGGAAGATGCCATCTGGTGATCATCAACCAGGGACTGGGGAGCAGGACCCGGAGAGTGAAGTCTCTTTTGTTTCAGTTCAGCAGAAGGTGCAAGCCAGGATCATGACATCACCTACCTTTAGCCATGCTGTGGAGAAGAGTGCAGACAG GCTGAGGGACTGGAATGCAGAAGGCTCCTTTATCTCCTGCCTACAGGACCTGACACCGGGCTCCTGGCAGGAGGGAGTCACCCGAAGGCTGCTCCCAACGCACACCACAGCCTCCggggcacagggccaggagcaaGAGCAGGTCCTGATGCCAGCCATGGAGCTGATGCGgatcagctctgcagaggacaGCGACTGGCAGCCTCAGCACCCCGCAGGCGGCTGGCAGGAGGAGGCCGACAGCCGCTTCTTTGGGCAG ggGAATGAAGCCCTTCATCTCCCTGGAGAGCAGGTGACTGAGGAGCAGTTCACAGATGATCAAGGCAATATCATCACCAAGAAG ATTATCCGGAAGGTGGTGCGTCAGCTGGGCCCTGGTGACATGGGTGACAGGCAGGAACAGGAGGAGCTGATTCTGGAGGGCTCCCTACAGGAGCCCCAAGACCTGGAGGCTGAGGATGATCACTTCATGAAATACTCCATCTTGCACCGGGATGGTCTGGGCGCCAAG GAGGAGGTGCGAGTGCGTGTCCCGAAACCAGAGGTCTCTGGGGGCAGGATGGGGGCTCAGATAGTGAAACGAGCCAGCCTGAAAAGGGGGAAGCAGTGA